Proteins encoded in a region of the Methylobacterium radiotolerans JCM 2831 genome:
- a CDS encoding argininosuccinate lyase — protein sequence MRRTMVWVALALLVPAGACAEPKDSFARIDQINRASLVMTVETGIVPRALGATIARALDRVAADAAKPGAERPDDYLRIEPLITAIAGADATRMHSGRSRQDIIPTVLKLEQRDRLLNLAKALDETRAALLTVAEREADTIVPAYTNGVQAQPTTLGHIYLGYAAVLARDADRLRETWARLNLSPLGAAALGTSSFPVNRERLAALLGFDAPVENSYDSGQLAPMDMGIELTGLAANLATTAGSFAQDLYAQYHQTRPWILLREGALTGPSSIMPQKRNPVALYSLRMKASDVVGAAQAFVIMAHNVDSGMPDYKRNQAEPPGRTLAEAAEMCRRWTHVLDGLVVDRARAADEVAADYSTTTELADTLQREADVPFRLGHHFASELVSYGRSHDLRPADLPFPEVRRIYAEAAAGSGLTPDLPLDEARFRAALSARGMIDAAKGLGGPQPAEVRRMLGAAQTRLRTDRDWLDARRTGLADARARLDAAFAALTREP from the coding sequence ATGCGGCGCACGATGGTCTGGGTCGCACTGGCGCTGCTGGTGCCCGCGGGGGCTTGCGCCGAGCCGAAGGACAGCTTCGCCCGGATCGACCAGATCAACCGCGCCTCTCTGGTCATGACGGTGGAGACCGGCATCGTGCCGCGGGCGCTGGGCGCGACCATCGCCCGCGCCCTCGACCGGGTCGCCGCCGACGCCGCGAAGCCGGGTGCGGAGCGGCCGGACGACTACCTGCGGATCGAGCCGCTGATCACCGCCATCGCGGGCGCCGACGCGACCCGGATGCATTCCGGGCGCAGCCGCCAGGACATCATCCCGACGGTGCTGAAGCTCGAGCAGCGCGACCGCCTCCTGAACCTCGCCAAGGCGCTCGACGAGACCCGGGCGGCCCTGCTGACCGTGGCCGAGCGCGAGGCCGACACGATCGTCCCGGCCTACACCAACGGCGTGCAGGCCCAGCCGACGACGCTCGGCCACATCTATTTGGGCTACGCGGCCGTCCTCGCCCGCGACGCGGACCGTCTCCGGGAGACCTGGGCGCGGCTGAACCTGTCGCCCCTGGGCGCGGCCGCCCTGGGAACGTCGAGCTTCCCGGTGAACCGCGAGAGGCTGGCGGCGCTGCTCGGCTTCGACGCGCCGGTGGAGAACAGCTACGATTCCGGCCAGCTCGCGCCGATGGATATGGGGATCGAGCTGACCGGGCTCGCGGCGAACCTCGCCACCACGGCCGGCAGCTTCGCGCAGGACCTCTACGCGCAGTACCACCAGACCCGGCCCTGGATCCTGCTGCGGGAGGGCGCGCTGACCGGGCCCAGCAGCATCATGCCGCAGAAGCGCAACCCCGTCGCGCTCTACAGCCTGCGCATGAAGGCCAGCGACGTCGTGGGGGCCGCGCAGGCCTTCGTCATCATGGCGCACAACGTCGATTCCGGCATGCCGGACTACAAGCGCAACCAGGCCGAGCCGCCCGGGCGGACCCTGGCCGAGGCCGCCGAGATGTGCCGGCGCTGGACCCACGTCCTCGACGGGCTGGTCGTCGACCGGGCGCGCGCCGCCGACGAGGTCGCGGCGGACTATTCCACCACCACCGAGCTCGCCGACACGCTCCAGCGCGAGGCCGACGTTCCGTTCCGGCTCGGCCACCACTTCGCGTCCGAGCTGGTGAGCTACGGCCGCAGCCACGACCTGCGCCCGGCCGACCTGCCCTTCCCGGAGGTGCGGCGCATCTACGCCGAGGCCGCGGCGGGGTCGGGGCTGACGCCGGACCTGCCCCTCGACGAGGCCCGCTTCCGGGCGGCTCTCTCGGCCCGCGGCATGATCGACGCCGCGAAGGGCCTCGGCGGTCCGCAGCCCGCGGAGGTCCGGCGGATGCTGGGCGCCGCGCAGACGCGGCTGCGGACCGACCGCGACTGGCTCGACGCCCGCCGCACGGGCCTGGCCGACGCCCGGGCGCGGCTCGACGCCGCCTTCGCGGCCCTGACGCGCGAGCCCTGA
- a CDS encoding diacylglycerol kinase → MNALVLAFLNSWRGLRHGARTERAVRQELVLLALGIPVALFLGATLWVRVALMVSLLLMLAAEFLNTAVEKLCDHVHPGHHPMIGTVKDLASAGTFMAQMAALLVWVAALVERLG, encoded by the coding sequence ATGAACGCCCTGGTCCTCGCCTTCCTCAACTCCTGGCGCGGCCTGCGCCACGGCGCGCGCACCGAGCGGGCCGTGCGCCAGGAACTCGTGCTCCTGGCCCTGGGCATCCCGGTCGCCCTGTTCCTCGGCGCGACGCTCTGGGTGCGCGTCGCCCTGATGGTCAGCCTCCTGCTGATGCTGGCCGCGGAGTTCCTGAACACCGCCGTCGAGAAGCTCTGCGACCACGTCCATCCGGGGCATCACCCGATGATCGGCACCGTGAAGGACCTCGCCTCCGCCGGCACCTTCATGGCGCAGATGGCGGCGCTGCTCGTCTGGGTGGCGGCGCTGGTGGAACGCCTCGGCTGA
- a CDS encoding MFS transporter — protein sequence MSSDRATANRFLLGLALMLVAFNLRPALSTVGPLLATIRDGTGLGAGGAAILTTLPVLCLGIACALAAPLIRRIGPDLAVLAGSTILVAGLTLRGLGGLVPLFAGTALAAIGIGLDNVLLPALVKRDFAGNGGLMTGLYTMTLCLGAAAGAGASVPVEHALGGGWPSALAVWSLPALVAAFVWIPFARRTASTAAPSAGRLLRNPLAWWVTGFMGLQSSLAYILFGWLPLLLQGRGLTPLNAGLYASLATLVQAPGALLVAMLAARARDQRAWIVVIPGLTAAAFVVLAFGADSLRIPAACALGFGIGGCFGLGLTLIVLRAADAASAAGLSAMAQGIGYTCAALGPLVFGLAHEATGGWAVPGALFVGITVAAILIGLAAGRDRKVSAAEPEPRDAAAQPLLSR from the coding sequence GTGAGTTCGGACAGGGCGACCGCGAACCGGTTCCTGCTCGGCCTCGCGCTGATGCTGGTCGCGTTCAACCTGCGCCCGGCGCTCAGCACGGTCGGCCCCCTGCTGGCGACGATCCGGGACGGCACGGGCCTCGGTGCCGGCGGCGCCGCCATCCTCACGACGCTGCCGGTCCTGTGCCTCGGCATCGCCTGCGCGCTCGCCGCCCCGCTGATCCGCCGGATCGGGCCCGACCTCGCGGTGCTCGCCGGCTCGACGATCCTCGTCGCCGGCCTGACGCTCCGCGGTCTCGGCGGCCTCGTGCCGCTCTTCGCCGGGACGGCGCTGGCGGCGATCGGGATCGGGCTCGACAACGTCCTGCTGCCGGCGCTGGTGAAGCGCGATTTCGCCGGCAACGGCGGTCTGATGACCGGCCTCTACACGATGACCCTGTGCCTCGGCGCGGCCGCGGGCGCCGGCGCGTCGGTGCCGGTGGAGCACGCCCTCGGCGGCGGCTGGCCCTCCGCCCTGGCGGTCTGGTCGCTGCCCGCGCTGGTCGCGGCCTTCGTGTGGATCCCGTTCGCCCGCCGGACCGCCTCGACGGCCGCGCCCTCGGCCGGGCGGCTGCTCCGCAACCCGCTGGCATGGTGGGTGACGGGCTTCATGGGCCTGCAATCCTCGCTCGCCTACATCCTGTTCGGCTGGCTGCCGCTGCTGCTGCAGGGCCGCGGCCTGACGCCGCTCAACGCCGGGTTGTACGCCTCGCTGGCGACGCTGGTGCAGGCGCCGGGCGCGCTGCTGGTCGCCATGCTGGCGGCCCGAGCCCGCGACCAGCGCGCCTGGATCGTCGTGATTCCCGGCCTAACCGCCGCGGCCTTCGTCGTCCTCGCCTTCGGGGCGGACTCCCTCCGGATCCCCGCCGCCTGCGCGCTGGGCTTCGGGATCGGCGGCTGCTTCGGGCTCGGCCTGACCTTGATCGTGCTGCGCGCGGCGGACGCGGCCAGCGCCGCCGGCCTCTCGGCCATGGCGCAGGGCATCGGCTACACCTGCGCCGCGCTGGGGCCGCTGGTCTTCGGTCTGGCCCACGAGGCGACCGGCGGCTGGGCCGTCCCCGGGGCCCTGTTCGTCGGCATCACCGTGGCGGCGATCCTGATCGGCCTCGCCGCCGGGCGCGACCGGAAGGTCAGCGCGGCCGAGCCCGAGCCGCGGGATGCGGCCGCTCAGCCGCTGCTCAGCCGCTGA
- a CDS encoding catalase, translating to MSDQRPILTTRQGHPVRDNQSTRTVGERGPATLENYQFIEKITHFDRERIPERVVHARGAGAHGWFEAYGKIGDEPASKYTRARVLNETGVKTPMFVRFSTVAGAKESPETERDPRGFAVKFKTVDGNWDLVGNNLKVFFIRDAIKFPDMIHAFKPDPVTNRQEAWRFFDFVAQHPESIHMVTHLKSPWGIPANYREMEGSGVNTYKLVNDQGEAVLCKFHWIPKQGVRNLTSRQASEIQAKDVGHATRDLYDNIKAGNFPEWEFAVQIMPDGPNDHLSFDPLDDTKLWPVDQFPLLPCGRMVLDRVPDNFFAEVEQSAFGTGVLVDGIDFSDDKMLQGRTLSYSDTQRYRVGANYLQLPINAPQPGVKVYSNQRDGQMAYTVDGTGPNKHINYEPSTLAEGLREAPKPAKDYHQPVQGNLGRYQTSRTEDDYTQAGVRYRSFADWERDDLIANLVADMKQCPEPIQLRMVWHFWHADEDYGRRVAEGAGIDLEKAKALPPLPGRAAPGKRLQSETYTDGSQAHRVAAE from the coding sequence ATGAGCGATCAACGCCCGATCCTGACCACCCGCCAGGGCCACCCGGTCCGCGACAACCAGAGCACCCGCACGGTCGGTGAGCGGGGCCCGGCCACGCTCGAGAACTACCAGTTCATCGAGAAGATCACGCATTTCGACCGCGAGCGGATCCCCGAGCGCGTCGTCCACGCCCGCGGCGCCGGCGCCCACGGCTGGTTCGAGGCCTACGGCAAGATCGGCGACGAGCCGGCCTCCAAGTACACCCGTGCCCGCGTGCTGAACGAGACCGGCGTCAAGACGCCGATGTTCGTGCGCTTCTCCACCGTGGCCGGCGCCAAGGAGAGCCCGGAGACGGAGCGCGACCCGCGCGGCTTCGCGGTCAAGTTCAAGACCGTCGACGGCAACTGGGACCTCGTGGGCAACAACCTCAAGGTCTTCTTCATCCGCGACGCGATCAAGTTCCCCGACATGATCCACGCGTTCAAGCCGGATCCGGTCACGAACCGCCAGGAGGCGTGGCGCTTCTTCGACTTCGTGGCTCAGCACCCCGAGTCGATCCACATGGTGACGCACCTGAAGTCGCCCTGGGGCATCCCGGCCAATTACCGCGAGATGGAAGGCTCCGGCGTCAACACCTACAAGCTGGTCAACGACCAGGGCGAGGCGGTGCTCTGCAAGTTCCACTGGATCCCCAAGCAGGGCGTCCGGAACCTGACCTCGCGGCAGGCCTCCGAGATCCAGGCCAAGGATGTCGGCCACGCGACCCGCGACCTGTACGACAACATCAAGGCCGGCAATTTCCCCGAGTGGGAGTTCGCCGTGCAGATCATGCCGGACGGCCCGAACGACCACCTGTCGTTCGACCCGCTGGACGACACGAAGCTGTGGCCGGTCGACCAGTTCCCGCTGCTGCCCTGCGGCCGGATGGTCCTCGACCGGGTGCCCGACAACTTCTTCGCCGAGGTCGAGCAGTCGGCCTTCGGGACCGGCGTGCTGGTCGACGGCATCGACTTCTCGGACGACAAGATGCTCCAGGGCCGGACGCTGTCCTACTCGGACACGCAGCGCTACCGCGTCGGCGCCAACTACCTGCAGCTGCCGATCAACGCGCCGCAGCCCGGCGTGAAGGTCTACTCGAACCAGCGCGACGGTCAGATGGCCTACACGGTCGACGGCACCGGCCCGAACAAGCACATCAACTACGAGCCGTCGACGCTGGCCGAGGGCCTGCGCGAGGCGCCGAAGCCCGCGAAGGACTACCACCAGCCGGTCCAGGGCAATCTCGGCCGCTACCAGACCTCGCGTACCGAGGACGACTACACCCAGGCCGGCGTGCGCTACCGCTCCTTCGCGGATTGGGAGCGCGACGACCTGATCGCCAACCTCGTGGCCGACATGAAGCAGTGCCCGGAGCCGATCCAGCTGCGGATGGTCTGGCACTTCTGGCACGCCGACGAGGATTACGGCCGCCGCGTCGCCGAGGGCGCCGGGATCGATCTGGAGAAGGCCAAGGCCCTGCCGCCGCTGCCGGGCCGCGCCGCCCCGGGCAAGCGCCTGCAGTCCGAGACCTACACGGACGGCTCGCAGGCCCACCGGGTCGCCGCCGAGTAA
- a CDS encoding AbrB family transcriptional regulator, which yields MPPLRTLGLWAALAAASAAVSYGLMQAQFPAALLLGPMIAAIAFGVGGSRLRVPRAAFQASQAAIGCLVAHAVTGQIAQTLLEDGPLIVAVVLVTVAVSGLVGWILTRLRVLPGTTAAWGSSPGGASAMVAMAEDFGADPRLVAFMQYVRVAAVVFSASLAARFLMETPVAGASAGVGEVTGPLSLLATLAVAVVGAGAALALRVPAGAQVGPMVLGSLLHATGLVRMALPVPLLELAYACIGIYVGLRFTRETLRLTVTALPGILAATSSVIALCAAWGWGLTLLLPIDLLTAILATSPGGLDSVAIIAVGSKADVSFVLAVQTLRLFVVLLTGPLLAKWISRSVPEAAIR from the coding sequence TTGCCCCCTCTCCGCACTCTCGGCCTCTGGGCCGCCCTCGCCGCCGCGTCGGCGGCCGTGTCGTACGGCCTGATGCAGGCGCAGTTCCCGGCCGCGCTGCTGCTCGGGCCGATGATCGCGGCCATCGCCTTCGGTGTCGGCGGGTCGCGCCTGCGCGTCCCGCGGGCCGCCTTCCAGGCCTCCCAGGCGGCGATCGGTTGCCTCGTCGCGCACGCCGTCACCGGGCAGATCGCCCAGACCCTGCTGGAGGACGGGCCGCTCATCGTCGCCGTCGTGCTGGTCACCGTCGCGGTCAGCGGCCTCGTCGGCTGGATCCTGACCCGCCTGCGCGTGCTTCCCGGCACCACGGCGGCCTGGGGATCTTCCCCCGGCGGCGCCTCCGCCATGGTGGCGATGGCCGAGGATTTCGGCGCCGATCCGCGCCTCGTCGCCTTCATGCAGTACGTGCGCGTCGCCGCCGTGGTGTTCTCGGCCTCGCTGGCGGCCCGCTTCCTGATGGAGACGCCGGTCGCGGGCGCGTCGGCCGGTGTGGGCGAGGTCACTGGCCCGCTCTCGCTGCTCGCGACGCTCGCGGTCGCCGTCGTGGGCGCGGGCGCGGCGCTCGCCCTGCGGGTTCCGGCGGGCGCGCAGGTCGGGCCGATGGTGCTCGGCAGCCTGCTCCACGCCACCGGGCTCGTGCGCATGGCGCTGCCGGTGCCGCTCCTCGAACTCGCCTACGCCTGCATCGGCATCTACGTGGGCCTGCGCTTCACCCGGGAGACCCTGCGCCTGACCGTCACCGCCCTGCCGGGCATCCTGGCGGCGACCTCCTCGGTCATCGCCCTCTGCGCGGCCTGGGGCTGGGGGCTGACCCTGCTGCTGCCCATCGACCTGCTGACCGCGATCCTCGCCACGAGCCCGGGCGGGCTCGACTCGGTGGCGATCATCGCGGTCGGCTCGAAGGCGGACGTCTCCTTCGTGCTCGCCGTCCAGACCCTGCGCCTGTTCGTGGTGCTGCTCACCGGCCCGCTGCTCGCCAAGTGGATCAGCCGGTCCGTGCCGGAGGCCGCCATCCGATGA
- a CDS encoding MgtC/SapB family protein, whose translation MVARLAMAALFGSVIGLERERLLWAAGLRTHMLVCVGSCLIMLVSAFGFADVLGAEHVVLDPSRIAAQVVSGIGFLGAGTILLRGEVVKGLTTAASLWGVAAIGLAIGSGLYVPALAATALIVGILAGVKPFEERWRDRMRAQTLRLTARRGTMSIDTLQAATGERASRVRTFTVRPGPDPDHDEVTITFVRLSRTSFETIAAKLRAMPDVTSVDVAES comes from the coding sequence ATGGTGGCCCGGCTGGCGATGGCGGCCCTGTTCGGCAGCGTGATCGGCCTGGAGCGGGAGCGGCTGCTCTGGGCGGCCGGCCTGCGGACCCACATGCTGGTCTGCGTCGGTTCCTGCCTGATCATGCTGGTCTCGGCCTTCGGCTTCGCCGACGTGCTGGGCGCCGAGCACGTCGTGCTCGACCCGTCCCGCATCGCCGCGCAGGTGGTCTCCGGCATCGGCTTCCTCGGCGCGGGGACGATCCTGCTGCGGGGCGAGGTCGTGAAGGGCCTCACCACGGCGGCGAGCCTGTGGGGCGTGGCGGCGATCGGGCTGGCGATCGGCAGCGGCCTCTACGTTCCGGCGCTGGCCGCGACCGCGCTCATCGTCGGCATCCTGGCCGGCGTGAAGCCCTTCGAGGAGCGCTGGCGCGACCGGATGCGCGCCCAGACGCTGCGGCTGACCGCCCGTCGGGGCACCATGTCGATCGACACCCTGCAGGCGGCGACGGGCGAGCGCGCCTCGCGCGTCCGGACCTTCACGGTCCGTCCGGGCCCCGACCCCGACCACGACGAGGTCACCATCACCTTCGTGCGCCTGTCGCGGACGAGCTTCGAGACGATCGCGGCGAAGCTGCGGGCGATGCCGGACGTCACCTCCGTCGACGTGGCGGAGAGCTGA
- a CDS encoding LysR substrate-binding domain-containing protein yields MNLAGLSLRDLEYVVAVADEGHFGRAAERCNVSQPTLSVQVRKLETALGLTLFERSNRRILLTEAGQAIVRQARVVLAEAQRLLALASEGRGSPLTGRLVLAAIQTLGPYFFPLVLRPLREQYPLLMLSLSESRTADIVEGLRDGRIDAALVSLPLPSHGLAVSPLFVEPFWLACPAEHALARGGALSATEIAGPDLLLLDEGNCLRDQTIAACGAGSSVGRHATSLETLRSMVAAGAGYTLLPALAVPSNPDPSGLTVTRAFDLDGPGRTIALVWRASDPRAAGLASLAAFFRAHAPAGTAACRDGETVA; encoded by the coding sequence ATGAACCTGGCCGGTCTCTCGCTCCGCGATCTCGAATATGTCGTCGCCGTCGCCGACGAGGGGCATTTCGGCCGGGCCGCCGAGCGCTGCAACGTCAGCCAGCCGACGCTGAGCGTGCAGGTCCGTAAGCTGGAAACCGCGCTCGGCCTGACTTTGTTCGAGCGGTCGAACCGGCGGATCCTGTTGACCGAAGCGGGGCAGGCCATCGTCCGGCAGGCGCGGGTCGTCCTGGCGGAGGCGCAGCGTCTGCTGGCGCTGGCCAGCGAGGGCCGCGGCTCGCCGCTCACCGGGCGTCTCGTGCTGGCGGCGATCCAGACGCTCGGTCCCTACTTCTTCCCGCTGGTGCTGCGGCCCCTGCGCGAGCAGTACCCCTTGCTGATGCTCTCGCTGTCGGAATCCCGGACGGCCGACATCGTCGAGGGCCTGCGCGACGGCCGCATCGACGCGGCCCTGGTCTCGCTGCCGCTGCCGTCCCACGGGCTCGCGGTCTCGCCGCTGTTCGTCGAGCCGTTCTGGCTCGCCTGCCCGGCCGAGCACGCCCTCGCCCGGGGCGGCGCGCTCTCCGCGACCGAGATCGCCGGCCCGGATCTGCTGCTGCTCGACGAGGGCAACTGCCTGCGCGACCAGACGATCGCGGCCTGCGGCGCCGGCTCCTCGGTCGGCCGCCACGCCACCAGCCTGGAGACGCTCCGCTCGATGGTGGCGGCCGGCGCCGGCTACACGCTGCTCCCGGCCCTGGCGGTGCCGTCGAATCCCGATCCCAGCGGCCTGACGGTCACCCGCGCCTTCGACCTCGACGGTCCCGGGCGGACCATCGCGCTGGTCTGGCGCGCGAGCGACCCGCGGGCCGCCGGGCTCGCGAGCCTGGCCGCCTTCTTCCGCGCGCACGCGCCGGCGGGCACGGCCGCCTGCCGCGACGGCGAGACCGTCGCCTGA
- the ilvA gene encoding threonine ammonia-lyase, biosynthetic, translating into MPRAGRARIRGPEGLSGRHRPAHRPRLHTVTDYIRKILTARVYDVAIESPLDPMPRLTQRLGRPVLLKREDLQPVFSFKLRGAYNKMSGLQPDQIARGVVCASAGNHAQGVALAAAKLGARAVIVMPRTTPSIKVDACRARGAEVVLHGDAFDEALAQAKILEAEQGLTFLHPFDDPDVIAGQGTIGKEILEQHTGPIEAIFVPVGGGGLAAGIATFVKYLRPGTKVIGVEPEDAACMAAALAADTRVSLPSVGLFADGVAVRQAGEETFRLCREHLDEVITVDTDAMCAAVKDIFDDTRAVSEPSGALSLAGAKLYAEREGGDGTLIAISSGANLNFDRLRHIAERAEIGEQREVLIGVTIPERPGAYRAFIQALGPRAVTEFNYRHAPGSEAQIFVGINVGGGKREKQELIGSLREAGYRVLDMSDNEMAKVHVRYMVGGRAVGVAHERLFRFQFPERPGALMKFLEALGPDFDITLFHYRNHGADYGRVLAGIAVPPAERARFDAVIEALGYPATDETENPAYRLFLDGEGAGAR; encoded by the coding sequence CTGCCGCGCGCGGGCCGCGCTCGCATCCGCGGGCCGGAGGGTCTATCTGGCCGGCATCGCCCCGCGCATCGGCCGAGACTCCACACCGTGACGGACTACATCCGCAAGATCCTCACCGCCCGCGTCTACGACGTGGCGATCGAGAGCCCCCTCGATCCGATGCCGCGCCTGACGCAGCGGCTCGGCCGGCCGGTCCTGCTCAAGCGCGAGGATCTCCAGCCGGTCTTCTCGTTCAAGCTGCGCGGCGCCTACAACAAGATGTCGGGCCTGCAGCCCGACCAGATCGCCCGCGGCGTGGTCTGCGCCTCCGCGGGCAACCACGCGCAGGGCGTCGCGCTCGCCGCCGCCAAGCTCGGCGCGCGGGCCGTGATCGTGATGCCGCGCACCACCCCCTCCATCAAGGTCGATGCCTGCCGGGCCCGCGGAGCCGAGGTCGTGCTGCACGGCGACGCCTTCGACGAGGCGCTGGCGCAGGCCAAGATCCTCGAGGCCGAGCAGGGCCTGACCTTCCTGCATCCCTTCGACGATCCGGACGTGATCGCCGGCCAGGGCACCATCGGCAAGGAGATCCTGGAGCAGCATACCGGCCCGATCGAGGCGATCTTCGTGCCGGTGGGCGGCGGCGGGCTCGCCGCCGGGATCGCCACCTTCGTGAAGTACCTGCGGCCCGGCACCAAGGTGATCGGCGTCGAGCCCGAGGACGCCGCCTGCATGGCCGCGGCGCTCGCGGCCGACACCCGGGTCAGCCTGCCCAGCGTCGGCCTGTTCGCCGACGGCGTCGCCGTGCGGCAGGCCGGCGAGGAGACCTTCCGGCTCTGCCGCGAGCACCTCGACGAGGTCATCACCGTGGACACCGACGCCATGTGCGCCGCGGTGAAGGACATCTTCGACGACACCCGCGCGGTCTCCGAGCCGTCCGGGGCGCTGAGCCTCGCCGGTGCCAAGCTCTACGCCGAGCGCGAGGGCGGCGACGGCACGCTGATCGCGATCTCGTCGGGGGCGAACCTGAACTTCGACCGCCTGCGCCACATCGCCGAGCGCGCCGAGATCGGCGAACAGCGCGAGGTCCTGATCGGCGTGACGATCCCGGAACGTCCGGGCGCCTATCGCGCCTTCATCCAGGCGCTCGGTCCGCGCGCCGTCACCGAGTTCAACTACCGCCACGCCCCGGGCTCCGAGGCGCAGATCTTCGTGGGCATCAACGTCGGCGGCGGCAAGCGCGAGAAGCAGGAGCTGATCGGCTCGCTGCGGGAGGCCGGCTACCGCGTCCTCGACATGAGCGACAACGAGATGGCGAAGGTCCACGTCCGCTACATGGTCGGCGGCCGGGCCGTCGGCGTGGCGCACGAGCGCCTGTTCCGCTTCCAGTTCCCGGAGCGGCCGGGCGCGCTGATGAAGTTCCTAGAAGCGCTGGGCCCGGACTTCGACATCACGCTGTTCCACTACCGCAACCACGGCGCCGATTACGGCCGTGTGCTCGCCGGGATCGCGGTGCCGCCGGCCGAGCGCGCCCGGTTCGACGCCGTCATCGAGGCGCTCGGCTACCCGGCCACCGACGAGACCGAGAACCCGGCGTACCGCCTGTTCCTCGACGGCGAGGGCGCCGGGGCGCGCTGA
- a CDS encoding cupin domain-containing protein: MASVVHRGPGPNAVIGGMRVTYLARSDETADGLGIYRVAMDPRTPGAGLHRHARLTETFSVEAGRLALRVDGADHELGPGDFALIPPGIAHAFANPGDRPVRFTLSFAPALGREGFFEGLARLAAEGRLADPAAMTDLMARYDQEPLAGFAGWSTVSG, encoded by the coding sequence ATGGCGAGTGTCGTGCACCGCGGGCCCGGCCCGAACGCCGTCATCGGCGGCATGCGGGTCACCTACCTGGCGCGCAGCGACGAGACGGCCGACGGCCTCGGCATCTACCGGGTCGCGATGGATCCCCGGACACCGGGTGCCGGGCTGCACCGCCACGCCCGGCTGACCGAGACGTTCTCGGTCGAGGCGGGCCGGCTCGCGCTCCGCGTCGACGGTGCGGACCACGAGCTCGGCCCGGGCGACTTCGCGCTGATCCCGCCCGGCATCGCGCACGCCTTCGCCAACCCCGGCGACCGGCCGGTGCGCTTCACGCTGAGCTTCGCGCCGGCTCTCGGTCGCGAGGGCTTCTTCGAGGGTCTGGCACGGCTGGCCGCGGAGGGACGCCTCGCCGATCCGGCCGCGATGACCGACCTGATGGCGCGCTACGATCAGGAACCGCTGGCCGGCTTCGCCGGCTGGAGCACCGTCAGCGGCTGA
- a CDS encoding EcsC family protein gives MSTSDLTLAGETLPAETPETVLSDADLAALRRAVQVLERPSLAARLSAAAGAPLDIIGRSLPAPVTEAVSRSTEVAMRGALRVALATLPRKELVPAEGEGFGAVAAKAEGRLARLLGSGDAKHKAMAALSGAVGGAFGLATLAVELPVSTTLMLRSIAEIAREEGENLETPEGALACVQVFALGGRAMAETEAGSALTESGYFAVRAALAKTLSEAARYAGSKTLLDQSAPALIRFTAQIAARFGLVVSQKVAAQAVPILGAFGGAAVNTAFMNHFQSTARAHFTVRRLERAYGAAAVRAAYEVEKAALGIA, from the coding sequence ATGAGCACGAGCGACCTCACCCTCGCCGGCGAGACGCTGCCGGCGGAGACGCCAGAGACGGTGCTGAGCGACGCGGATCTCGCCGCCCTGCGCCGTGCCGTGCAGGTGCTGGAGCGACCGAGCCTCGCGGCGCGGCTCTCCGCGGCGGCCGGCGCGCCCCTCGACATCATCGGCCGATCGCTGCCGGCCCCGGTCACCGAGGCGGTCAGCCGCAGCACCGAGGTGGCCATGCGGGGGGCGCTGCGGGTCGCCCTGGCGACGCTGCCGCGCAAGGAGCTCGTCCCGGCCGAGGGCGAGGGGTTCGGCGCCGTCGCCGCGAAGGCCGAGGGCCGTCTCGCGCGGCTGCTCGGCTCGGGCGACGCCAAGCACAAGGCGATGGCGGCGCTCTCGGGCGCGGTCGGCGGCGCGTTCGGCCTCGCCACGCTGGCGGTCGAGCTTCCGGTCTCGACCACGCTGATGCTGCGCTCGATCGCCGAGATCGCCCGGGAGGAGGGGGAGAATCTGGAGACGCCCGAGGGCGCGCTCGCCTGCGTGCAGGTCTTCGCCCTCGGCGGCCGGGCCATGGCCGAGACTGAGGCGGGCTCGGCGCTCACCGAGAGCGGCTACTTCGCGGTCCGCGCCGCCCTGGCCAAGACGCTGTCGGAGGCCGCCCGCTACGCCGGGAGCAAGACGCTCCTCGACCAGTCGGCGCCGGCGCTGATCCGTTTCACCGCCCAGATCGCGGCGCGCTTCGGTCTGGTGGTCTCCCAGAAGGTCGCCGCGCAGGCGGTGCCGATCCTCGGCGCCTTCGGCGGGGCGGCGGTCAACACCGCCTTCATGAATCACTTCCAGTCGACCGCGCGGGCGCATTTCACCGTGCGGCGGCTGGAGCGCGCCTACGGTGCCGCCGCCGTGCGGGCCGCCTACGAGGTCGAGAAGGCGGCCCTCGGGATTGCTTGA